The Aspergillus fumigatus Af293 chromosome 5, whole genome shotgun sequence nucleotide sequence CGTACAAACCGAATATTCTCTGGTGTCGTCTGGTTCAATTCCAAATCGAATCGACGGACAACAGCTGCGAGGGTGTTATATAATTCCGCATAGGCCAAGCTGTGGTGAGCGACCTTAGAATTGTGAAAGGCTTTAATAGAAGATGGAACAGACTCACTTCATGCCTATACAGCCCCTGTTACCTCTGCTAAATGTCACAAGGAACTTTGAAAGGCCTTCTTCGCGCCCTGCTGCCAGCATCCAACGTTCAGGGTGAAACCTCGTCGGATCAGGAAAAATGGTGGGATCCATATGTACGAAACGTGCGATCATACTGACTGGTGTCTACTTATGTTGATTAGTTATG carries:
- a CDS encoding cytochrome P450 yields the protein MRQQRISPTEALKYKDIVVPPGTPVSMIARFVHMDPTIFPDPTRFHPERWMLAAGREEGLSKFLVTFSRGNRGCIGMNLAYAELYNTLAAVVRRFDLELNQTTPENIRFVRDKLLPRSKDGSWTVRVKVVGIREQ